The genomic window aaaagagttggagGCCTGCCTGACCGTCGAGAGTGAACTGACAGTCCTGCGTCCTTTCCATCCCCGCCCAGTCTGCCCCCTGGCGGTGGCGTCAGGCCTCAGCAGCCACGCTGTGGCCGTCCCTCCTGCGTGTGGCGTCCTTGGTTTCTGAGGATGGCTGTGGTCTCGGGCCCCAGGGTTGGGTTCTCAGGCCCTTGCCCAGGCTCTGGTCCCCACCCATGGCCTCTGTGTGGTGGGTCCCTCTAAGGGCGTGGCACTGTGGATCCTCCGTGGCCCTGCCAGGGGAGGAAACAGCCATGATCTCTGGTGGTCCTCAGGCTTTCTCTGCCACAGACAGTGCTGTGGGGCTTCACTGTGAGAgctttgtttctttaaaagaactttctatttttaagtaatttcaaACGTAACacaacagttgcaaaaataacccCATATTAAAAACGCCAACGTGTTtcccacccagatacccagatccaccagcttttaacattttgctacatatGCCATTTCATCCTATCTGCCTACCTGTCTATCCAACTCTCTCTCTTTACCGAGCACTTGAGAGTACATTGTCCACATACTTCTTAAGTGTATAATCATTTCATGTGCATTTcctgaaaacaaggatattcacttatgcaacCACGTTAAGTAGCTATCAAATTCAAGCAGTTTTTTTAGTCTTCCACTTTTTCTCACGTGTCCCAGTAGTAACTCTTTGAACCCTTTTCCTCTGTTGTTGGTTTCAGTCCAGGGTCATGTTGTTGACCTTGTCTCTTCAgcattctttttcctccttttatttgtggcacatacacacacataaactcCCATTTCTACCTCTCCCTGTCATACCGTTCTgtggattaatcacattcacaacgttgtgctGCTCTCACTACCTTCCATCAACAGAATTTTTCCATCATCAAACAAGCTGTCCACCCTTTAGGCCTTAATTCCCTGTTTCCTCTCTGCTAACCCTGAAGTGCTGGGTTATACTCCCTGTCTCTGAATTTGCACGCAGTGTTTATTCCATAAGTGACGTACAACACACGTTCTGTGTCTGGCTTCACTCAGCGCGACGTCTTTAGGGGTTCTGTACGTTGTTAAAAGTGCCAGCACTTGGCTGCTTTTTATGGTCAAATAGTGTCCCATCGTGTCCAGGGTGCGTTTTGCTTTTCCGTCATCCATGGGTGGACGTTCGGGCTGTTTCCACCCTCGGCCACTGTGAACGTTGGGGTGTACTGTCCTGAGTCCCTGCTCTCGGTTCTCTGGGCCCACGCAGGTGTGAGGGTGAGGCCAAGTGGCAAGGCTGCGTGTGACTCcgaggagaagccaggctgttTCCCATGGGAGTTGTGAGAGCGCCCACCCATGGGCCGTGCCAGGTTATGTCCCAGATGACACATGGCTGACCAGTGCGGTGACCCTGCATTTGATTTCAGACAGGCTGATGGCCGCAAAGTCCTGCGCTCCAGCATCCGCGAGTTCCTGTGCAGTGAAGCCATGTTCCACCTGGGCATCCCCACCACCCGGGCTGCGGCCTGCGTCACGTCCGAGTCCACGGTCGTGCGGGACATGTTCTATGACGGTAACCCAAAACACGAGCGGTGCGCGGTCGTGCTGCGCGTGGCGCCTACTTTTCTCAGGTAACATGGGGCCTGCGTGCACTGTAGCATCGTAGTTGGCGTCGTGCAGCTAGAACACGGAGTCTAAGCAAACGAAGCCAGATGACTGACGTTCACAAGGGAACAGCGCAGGGGCCTGTGCCCACCGCCGGGTCCCAGGCCCCGGAGGGGCTGTGCTGGACCATCACGCCCGCTGCAGCGCGGTGCCTGCGGGGCCCCTAGGCGTGGAGCTGGTGGGAAGCTCCTGCACGCCTCCTGGTCTCGGCCATCAGCGGCCAGGGTAGGCGCAGCTGAGTTACTGGCCCCAAGGCTCATGCTGGCCAAGGGCCTGGGCAGGAGCAGAGCTTCGGGCTGGCTGAGGAGGCCCCAGGTGCCCTCCCGGGTGCAGGCCCTGCGGAAGCGCCAGGTGCGGGGTGGTTCAGGGGCTGTTACTGGAGTCGGCGGAGCAGAGCCACGCAGCCGTACGTAAAGTCAGGAAACGCACAGGCGCAGGGCACACGAGCCAAGCCCCAGCCTGGCGCTGCCCTGGGTCCTTTCCCACTGGCTCTCGCCTGCAGGGTTTGGCCCGAGTGTGTGGTCAGCCGGGCAGGCCCCTGCTGTGGCCTCTGTGCTGTCCCTCCCACGGCACACGGGGGCTCTGCGGCAGCGCCATTGACCCGGCAGGTCAGGCCCCCAGTGGAGGTAGAGCGGGTGCTGCCAGTGGCCCTCAGGGTGGGGCATGCGGGGCCCTGGCTGGTGGCGTCCTTGTGCCGCTTGCCCATTCCTCACGGGTGGGGGCAGCGGGGTCTCCGGGCCCTGTCGGCAGGCACCAGCACACACCCAGGGCTGAGGGGCAGGCCGAGAGGGAAACCACCAAAGGGCTTCCCCTACCCACGAGTGCTGGGAGGGTCCACCGTGCCTGAGGTGGCTTCTTCCTGCAGGTTTGGGTCTTTTGAGATTTTCAAGTCCGTGGACGAGCACACGGGGCGGGCAGGCCCCAGCGCTGGGAGAGACGACATCCGGGCACAACTGCTCGACTACGTGGTCAGCACCTTCTACCCCGAAATCCAGGCCGCCCACGCCAGCGACCGCCTGCAGAGGAACACCGCCTTCTTCCGGGAGGTGGGTGCGGGTGGCACGTCGCGCTGCCTGTGGGTGGAGGCCCCCACGCCCACTGCCCGCCTTCTGGGGGAACGGACCACAACCCCTCGTTTGAGCAAACATTCCAACAGAGGGTCTGGGGGTCCTGGGACAAATCCAAGGGCCCCTCGGATTGCGCAGGCGTCGGTGGTTCGCATGCCACACGCTCCGTGTTGGACATGGCTGCAGGGGCCGAGGGGGCTTGGCCACGAGTGCTGGGGGGAGGAGCCAGCCCGTGGCTGCCACAGCTGCGGGGCGTCGGGGCACCGTGTGCTGTCCCGCGGCAGCTCCTGCGCTGTTGTGGCTCAGACCCGGGCAGGGCAAGCCAGCAGCCGTAGTGCAGTCTGGATTTCCCGAGCTACGAGCTGGCTCCACCCCCGAGGGGGCATCACACGTGGCCCCCCGGCAGGGTCGTCCTCGTCCGTAGAGGAGCCGGGTCTCCTGCCATGTGCTCTCGGGCGCCCCGTGTCTAGCCGGTTGGTGGTGGGTGCCGAGCAGGGGCTCGTAGGCCtggggggggctgggggcagagctGCCCACCCCAGGACGTCCTGTGCCGGCTGTCGGCGCTGCTGCTCCTGGGCTGGTGTCCCCCCACAGCCTGGGCTGCGCCGTGCAGCAGCTCAGGCCTCGCAGCCGAGGGAGCTCACTGGCCTGTCTGCCAGGTGGCGCGGCGCACGGCGCGGCTGGTGGCCGAGTGGCAGTGCGTCGGCTTCTGCCACGGCGTCCTCAACACAGACAACATGAGCATCGTGGGCCTCACCATCGACTACGGGCCCTTTGGCTTCCTTGACAGGTGGGCCGAGGGCACCGCAGGgcgagtggggggtggggtccGGCCATCGCCCTCGGGGGCGCTGCCTGCCGCGGGCAGGGGGCTGAGCTGCCACGCTGGGCTTGGGAGGTGAGGCTGGGTGCCGGCCCCCGACCCTGCCCGTCCTGTGGGGCCTGGCGCTCACCCTGTGGCAGGTACGACCCCGACCACGTGTGCAACGCCTCCGATGGCGCTGGGCGCTATGCCTTCAGCAAGCAGCCCGAGGTGTGCCGCTGGAACCTGCAGAAGCTGGCTGAGGCCTTGGCGCCCGAGCTGCCCCCTGCGCTGGCCGAGACGGTGCTGGCCGAGGCATTCGATGCCGAGTTCCACCAGCACTACCTGCACAAGATGCGTGGCAAGCTGGGCCTCGTGAGGGCGCCGCACGCGGAGGACGGGGCGCTGGTGGCCAGGCTCCTGGAGACCATGCATCTGACAGGTGGGCGGCGGGGGGCCAGGGCAGCCATGGACCCGCACGGGTGAGGGTATGGCCAGCGCCCCAGGCTCACGGCCTTGCAGGGGCCGACTTCACCAACAGCTTCGCGCTGCTGAGCTCCTTCCCGGTGGGGCCCGGGCCGCCAGCCCCCGAGGAGTTCCTGGACGCGCTCCTGGTGCAGTGCGCATCTCTCGAGGAGATGAAGCTCGCCTCCCGGCCCCTCATGGACCCCCGGTGGGTGTTCAGTGTGGGGGCGGGTGGCAGGGGTCTTCGGCATCCCAGCTGGACGTAAACGGGACGGGGTTGGTTTTTTATCAAAACACCAAGGCTGTTCAGAGGAAAGCGTTTATTGAAGGACGAGGGGTGCGCTGGTGGCACCAGCTACAGCCCGAGCTTGGGACTCGGCCTGTCAGGGATGCCCCTGCCCCCAGCGCCCACCCAGCTCAGCCTGCAGTGCCTGCCTCCTGGCACAGGTGCCCAGTGGGCGCTGAGCAGACCCCTCCGCAGGCAGCTGTCCATGCTCCTGCTGGCACAGGCGAACCCCCAGCTCCTCGCGCTCATCGGCGCGCAGGCTCACATCGCAAGGGAACTGGAGCGCAGCGAGCAGCGCGCACGGCTggagaagctgagcccagccgagctgctgAGCCAGAACCGAGGCCGCTGGGCCGCCTGGCTCCAGGAGTACAGGTGAGGCATGTGGGCATGCCCATCTCCCAGGAGGTGGCCTCATGGGACCCCTCCTCCCACGTGACTGGTCCAgggtgggggccgtgggggcctGCTGGAGGAGACCGCTGTGCCTTCCCAGGACCCGGCTGGACAAGGACGCAGCAGGCGTGGAGGACGTGGCCAGCTGGCAGGCGGAGCGCCTGCATGTCATGCACACCCACAACCCCAAGTACGTGCTACGCAACTACATGGCCCAGAACGCCATCGCAGCCGCTGAGCACGGGGACTTCTCAGAGGCAAGCGCAGCCCCTCCCGCTGCCCCGTGGGGAGGGTGGGCGGCCAGTGAGCAGCCCTCACACTCTCCCCTTCTCCAGGTCCAGCGGGTGCTGAAGCTGCTGGAGGACCCTTACTGCAGGGAGGGCGAGGACGCGGGGCCGAAGGGGGCCGGcgagggggagggggctggcgagggggcggggcctggccggcgGCCCTCCTACAGCAGCAAGCCCCCGCTCTGGGCCGCCGACCTGAGCGTCACCTGATCCTCCTAAGGCCTTGGGCCTCTACGCCTGGAGGCACCCAAGGCTGTTGGTGGCCGCCAAGCCAGGAGAGGCCCCCAGACCGCCTCAGCATGACGGCCGAGATGCACAGTCGTGACCCGACCCGTCCCGGACCGAGCCTGCTTGGCAcccgccctgccccctccacgAGCTGCCCCGGGCTGGTGTGCCCAGACACAGCAGTAGGAGGAGGGGGCCCCCAAGACCCCCCAATAAAGCTGCTGCTCCCGGCGTCAGGCGTCCTGGTAGTAGCTGTTAAAGTTGATGCGCAGCAGGAAGTCCTCCAGGTGGGGCTGGTAGCCGCGGTTCACCAGCTTGGTCACCACTGCGCGGACAGGGTGGTCAGCGCGCGCCAGGCAGGCCGCGCCCCCGCCCGTGGTGCTGCCCTACCTTTGAAGAGGAAGTGGGAGTAGTACTTGAAGGCGCTGTAGGACTGCTGCATGAGGGCGAAGTTGGGGTGCTCGGCGCCCCGGGGGCCGGTGCCCGGGGCCCAGGCCTGGGAGATGAGTTGGCTGCGGAACTTGAGGATGAGGCTGAAGACGCTGTGGATGATGCTCATGACGGGCGCCGCCTTCTCCGTCAGCAGGCCCCTGCGGGGAGGGGCGGGTGCCGGTGGGTGCGCCTGCCGGCGCTGGGCTCGGGCGGCTGGGTGCGGGCTGCGCTCCCCTCACCTGAAGAGGGCCTTGCTGAGGTAGTCGGCGTGGGCCCGGTGCAGCTCCTCCAGGTCGCCCACGGCCGCCAGCCTGTTCCGGAACTCGCACCAGGAGACGTGCAGGATCTGGGTGGCCACGTAGCCCTGGATGACCTTCACGAAGTGCTGCATCTCGTGCTTGAACAGCTGGAGCTGGCGGAACTGGGCAGAGCTGGACGCCTGGCCCAGCAGCGCTGGTGGGGAGCATGGGGGAGCACGGGGTGAGCGGCGGCAGTGCCTGGGGGGGCACGGGGTGAGCGGCGGCAGCGCCTGGGGGGGCACGGGGTGAGCGGCGGCAGCGCCTGGGGGGGCACGGGGTGAGCGGCGGCAGCGCCTGGGGGGGCACGGGGTGAGCGGCGGCAGCGCCTGGGGGGGCACGGGGTGAGCGGCGGCAGCGCCTGGGGGGGCACGGGGTGAGCGGCGGCAGCGCCTGGGGGGGCACGGGGTGAGCGGCGGCAGCGCCTGGGGGGGCACGGGGTGAGCGGCGGCAGCGCCTGGGGGGGCACGGGGTGAGCGGCGGCAGTGCCTTGGGGGCCCCGCGTCCACCCTCACCTGTGCGCTTGAGGTGGAAGCAGACGTCCTTGAGCGTCCACATCATGAGCTTCAGCTGCAGCAGGAAGGAGAAGATGCCGCTGTACTTGCTCAGGCAGCGCTCGGTGATGACGATGTTGAGGGGCCAGTCCACCTGGGGGGAGGCAGCTCAGCACAGCCCGCCCCGCAGGCCAGGTGCCCAGGGCCCCACCCGCTGTGCCGCGGCTGCTGCTGACCTTGTACCTGAGCTCCAGGCAGCTCAGCACGTCGGGCGCGTTGGGGGCAAAGGCCTCAGGCAGGTGCTTGAGGGCGAAGGACAGGCTGGCGGCCAGCGGGCTGTCCCCGTGCAGGCTGCACTGCAGGGCCTTGGCCAGGACCGAGGTGAGCACCAGCGGGCTGAGCAGCTCCCCGGGCGTCTGCCCTGCCCCCAG from Dasypus novemcinctus isolate mDasNov1 chromosome 12, mDasNov1.1.hap2, whole genome shotgun sequence includes these protein-coding regions:
- the SELENOO gene encoding protein adenylyltransferase SelO, mitochondrial; translation: MAALRAALGAARRSPPAPRSARAAAMEPAPRWLAGLRFDNRALRELPVEAPPPGPEGAPSAPRSVPGACFSRAQPLPLRQPRVVALSEPALALLGLGAPPAGAGEREAREAEAALFFSGNALLPGAEPAAHCYCGHQFGQFAGQLGDGAAMYLGEVCTAAGERWELQLKGAGPTPFSRQADGRKVLRSSIREFLCSEAMFHLGIPTTRAAACVTSESTVVRDMFYDGNPKHERCAVVLRVAPTFLRFGSFEIFKSVDEHTGRAGPSAGRDDIRAQLLDYVVSTFYPEIQAAHASDRLQRNTAFFREVARRTARLVAEWQCVGFCHGVLNTDNMSIVGLTIDYGPFGFLDRYDPDHVCNASDGAGRYAFSKQPEVCRWNLQKLAEALAPELPPALAETVLAEAFDAEFHQHYLHKMRGKLGLVRAPHAEDGALVARLLETMHLTGADFTNSFALLSSFPVGPGPPAPEEFLDALLVQCASLEEMKLASRPLMDPRQLSMLLLAQANPQLLALIGAQAHIARELERSEQRARLEKLSPAELLSQNRGRWAAWLQEYRTRLDKDAAGVEDVASWQAERLHVMHTHNPKYVLRNYMAQNAIAAAEHGDFSEVQRVLKLLEDPYCREGEDAGPKGAGEGEGAGEGAGPGRRPSYSSKPPLWAADLSVT